The Osmerus eperlanus chromosome 15, fOsmEpe2.1, whole genome shotgun sequence genome includes a window with the following:
- the LOC134035154 gene encoding rho GTPase-activating protein 21-like isoform X3 yields MATRWTDSPQDNEESKNKTTSPICEAKQKGGRGDQSEASVSPGTVEEEAFSWPGPKTLRLRRTSLGFGFTLRHFIVYPPESAVHSSLKDEDNGSRGRQRNRLEPMDTIFVKQVKEGGPAHGAGLCTGDRIVKVNGESIIGKTYSQVIALIQNSDTSLELCVMPKDEDILQLFSRDISALAYSQDAYLKGNEAYSGNAQNIPEPPPICYPRIETKVPGMAQAPDASPSPVPAQGPSRRPPSKPSPSEAGYRLEVLDPPSPPTPVPPKTQTVACVCSDGVRTPAAASPDAVDRGSRSLRAGPSHRTEENRYPVPPEAASARPRPLLGKPGSPSLFPSSPGSRPVYPDTHPSPSPSPLRTPVTPAGGDAFTPTPSPSLYSPSPPPPSPFLYSPSPPAPATPSPSPHKNIDWRNYTTYKDYIDARRLHTYGCRTIQERLDSLRAAANPNAAYAQQAPPPAGTQQRVASGSQFRRRSASHDRGAWAVSGGGVAVPLRSASQESLGGAVGDPGATPIDWSRSSSQDALPCAAPVGGAKPRARSCDYLGRQGEAGGAVPGERGGVGGRSQLEDRLLLFRGEEARASRQGAVLRALPQPHRTSAGVEAEAEGRGGAGAGLAVVAPAFSKGASEPALTSRTDSLTHTALPAPSRPSRLPVKNPPADPSPALSHGNTPGNNKTTDPLKDQRHIAMGNHLGHASPLQRLHLRGRADSLQEGRQGAGLSLRSSSCSGPSKTPVQKQLPAGSAPNGALTLGPKVKEGGSALPVRTNGSPGEGVEGLDATVVVLRRERLSGPTPLRHPSYILAVNDHEGGAAARPPSRVLEAGGSLLAGEAQGEGQGRRLADQRKASWSSNLGDSLDSIPFIDEPSSPSMDLEATHITASAVISGTPVITTISPSPTSPSPLIRRQLSHDQDSLRLTIIDSDSGTKTERSKSCDEGLDNYREEGLGRSIQEVPGLKGLRKAVDRSSEDSGSRRDSSSDIFSDATKEGWLHFKQLNSDKSKRAGGGMRPWKQMYAVLRGHTLCLYKDKKEGLAHANAQAEVEPQPISIKACLIDISYSDTRRKNVLRLTTSDCEFLFQAEDREDMLAWIRVIQENSNLDEENSVFTSRDLISRKIREYNTLMSPTGSKTEPSPRPSRQSLSIRHTLLGGKQASSPISPNTEDRRNVHKDDTSPPKDKGTWRKGIPGLMRKPFERKPSPGVTFGVRLDDCPPAVTNKFVPLIVEVCCHLVEERGLEYTGIYRVPGNNAAISNMQEELNNKGMNDINIQDDKWRDLNVISSLLKSFFRKLPEPLFTNDKYADFIEANRTEDPVERLKVLKRLLHELPDHHYETLKFLSAHLKTVAENSEKNKMEPRNLAIVFGPTLVRSSEDNMTHMVIHMPDQYRIVETLIQHYDWFFTEDGDGEPVTLSRQESAVESQPVPNIDHLLTNIGRTGASQGEVSDSPTSDSAKSKGSWGSGKDQCSRDLLVSSIFAAASRKRKKPKEKPQPSSSDDDLDAVFLQKEPAGAQQNHQEPRAGPDHKTRAEEKDASWGAVELTPKTRKEQRNSFFLRDRPSSRQPSPAPSPPPKLSASPSPRLLSLGKSSLSDPPSHLEDTSDLGTISYGASAPRARPRKWFSGAAPDLAGAGASAGAEVSSITSDYSTTSSVTFLTGAESSALSPELQCGEEADDERSELVSEGRPTETDSESDFPVFAHAGGGARSASAQIPTERVQEGPQAVAAAADGCGGTPKQEARRLLPTHRLIECDTLSRRRSLRQKTDSDSSAEGGAGGGGEGRAEASTRLSRVLEVMKKGRSTGSLSSSSRSESERPEPSWHLKITERLKLRVRSSADDMFGLGAQRSRAAPDARGRKKSLRRRHTMGGQRDFAELAVINDWREQGGVDQAAELSAVDRLRPKCSSQDFSIRDWIARERCRAGAPDFSLDEAPRAVPEDAGGLGPERPSPSASPGPHSLPGDRVNGGGGGLQGKTKGSQNLVTDAHPHKLSGAQVVRSRFYQYL; encoded by the exons TTTTCCAGGGACATCTCTGCTCTG GCCTACTCTCAAGATGCATACCTCAAAGGAAACGAGGCGTACAGCGGAAACGCCCAGAACATCCCCGAGCCTCCGCCCATCTGCTACCCGAGGATAGAGACCAAGGTGCCGGGCATGGCCCAGGCCCCGgacgcctccccctcccccgtgcCGGCCCAGGGCCCCAGCAGGCGGCCGCCGTCCAAGCCCAGTCCCTCGGAGGCGGGCTACCGCCTGGAGGTCCTcgaccccccgtcccccccgacCCCCGTCCCCCCCAAGACCCAGAcggtggcgtgtgtgtgcagcgaTGGCGTGAGGACGCCCGCGGCGGCGTCTCCAGACGCGGTGGACAGAGGCTCCCGCTCGCTGCGGGCCGGACCCAGCCACAGGACAGAGGAGAACCGGTACCCTGTACCCCCGGAGGCTGCCTCGGCCAGACCCAGACCTCTCCTGGGGAAACCAGGGAGCCCttccctgttcccctcctccccagggtcCAGACCCGTCTACCCTGACACTcacccctcgccctccccctcccctctccgaaCCCCTGTCACGCCCGCGGGGGGCGACGCCTTCACCCCtaccccctcgccctccctctactccccctccccccctcccccctcgcccttcctctactccccctccccccccgcccccgccacgcccagcccctccccccacaagAACATCGACTGGCGCAACTACACCACCTACAAGGACTACATCGACGCCAGACGGCTGCACACCTACGGCTGCCGCACCATCCAGGAGCGCCTGGACAGCCTGCGGGCCGCGGCCAATCCCAACGCGGCGTACGCCcagcaggccccgccccccgccgGCACCCAGCAGCGCGTGGCTTCCGGGTCGCAGTTCCGGCGGAGGAGCGCCTCTCACGACCGCGGGGCCTGGGCGGTGTcgggagggggcgtggccgtaCCGCTCCGCTCCGCCTCCCAGGAGAGTCTAGGAGGGGCTGTTGGGGACCCGGGAGCCACGCCCATAGACTGGTCCCGGAGCTCCTCCCAGGACGCCCTGCCCTGCGCCGCCCCGGTGGGAGGGGCCAAGCCACGGGCTCGCTCCTGCGACTACCTGGGCcggcagggggaggctgggggtgcgGTGcccggggagagagggggtgtcgGGGGACGCTCCCAGCTGGAAGACAGGCTGCTGCTGTTCCGGGGGGAGGAGGCCAGAGCCAGCAGACAGGGGGCGGTCCTCAGAGCTCTACCCCAGCCACACAGGACCTCggctggggtggaggcggaggcggagggcagagggggtgcCGGGGCAGGGCTGGCGGTAGTCGCTCCGGCGTTCTCTAAAGGTGCCTCGGAGCCTGCGTTAACCTCCAGGACggacagcctgacacacacagccttgccTGCTCCTAGCAGGCCCTCTCGACTGCCCGTCAAGAACCCCCCTGCGGACCCCTCGCCTGCCTTATCCCACGGCAACACCCCCGGCAACAACAAGACCACAGACCCGCTCAAAGACCAAAGACACATCGCCATGGGCAACCACCTGGGCCACGCCTCGCCCCTGCAGCGCCTCCATCTCCGGGGGCGGGCCGACAGCCTGCaggagggcaggcagggggcggggctcAGCCTcaggtcctcctcctgctccggcCCCTCCAAGACCCCCGTCCAGAAACAGCTGCCGGCCGGCTCCGCCCCCAACGGAGCCCTGACCCTCGGGCCAAAGGTCAAAGAGGGCGGCTCCGCCCTCCCGGTCCGGACCAATGGGAGTCCGGGCGAGGGCGTGGAGGGCCTCGACGCCACGGTGGTGGTGTTGAGGAGGGAGCGTCTCTCCGGGCCGACGCCCCTCAGACACCCCTCCTACATCCTGGCTGTCAACGACCACGAGGGAGGGGCGGCGGCGCGGCCTCCGTCCAGGGTCCTGGAGGCCGGGGGGTCGTTGCTGGCGGGGGAGgcccagggagaggggcaggggaggaggctggcagaCCAGAGGAAGGCGTCCTGGTCCAGTAACCTCGGCGACTCGCTGGACTCCATCCCCTTCATCG ATGAACCGTCCAGTCCCAGCATGGACCTGGAGGCCACTCACATCACGGCGTCGGCGGTGATATCCGGAACCCCCGTCATCACCACCATCTCCCCCAGCCCCACGTCGCCCTCCCCTCTCATTCGTCGACAGCTGTCACATGACCAAG ACTCTCTGCGGCTCACAATCATCGACTCGGATTCTGGTACCAAAACGGAGCGATCCAAGTCCTGTGACGAGGGCCTGGATAACTACCGCGAGGAGGGCCTAGG GAGGTCCATACAAGAGGTCCCTGGGCTGAAAGGCCTCAGGAAG gcaGTGGACCGGTCTTCTGAAGATTCTGGATCCAGGAGAGATTCttcctcagatatcttcagcgaCGCCACCAAGGAGGGCTGGCTGCACTTCAAGCAGCTCAACTCGGACAAGAGCAAG CGGGCGGGCGGAGGGATGCGTCCGTGGAAACAGATGTACGCCGTGCTGCGAGGCCACACCCTCTGCCTGTACAAGGACAAGAAGGAGGGGCTGGCCCACGCCAACGCCCAGGCCGAGGTGGAGCCCCAGCCAATCAGCATCAAGGCCTGCCTGATTGACATCTCCTACAGCGACACGAGACGCAAGAACGTGCTGCGCCTGACCACGTCGGACTGCGAGTTCCTGTTCCAggcggaggacagggaggacatgCTGGCCTGGATACGGGTCATCCAGGAGAACAGCAACCtggatgaggag AACTCCGTCTTCACCAGCCGGGACCTCATTAGTCGCAAGATCAGAGAGTACAACACCTTGATGAG tcCGACGGGCAGTAAGACAGAGCCTTCTCCCAGACCGTCTCGCCAGTCCCTCAGCATCAGACACACCCTGCTGGGGGGGAAGCAAGCCTCCAGCCCCATCTCCCCCAATACCGAGGACAGGAGGAACGTGCACaaag ATGACACGAGCCCGCCCAAGGACAAGGGGACGTGGAGGAAGGGCATCCCTGGTCTGATGAGGAAGCCCTTCGAGAGGAAGCCCTCTCCGGGGGTCACGTTCGGGGTGAGGCTGGACGACTGCCCCCCTGCCGTCACCAACAAG TTTGTCCCCCTGATCGTGGAGGTGTGCTGtcacctggtggaggagaggggcctGGAGTACACGGGCATCTACAGGGTGCCCGGCAACAACGCCGCCATCTCCAACATGCAGGAGGAGCTCAACAACAAGGGCATGAACGACATCAACATCCAGGATGAC AAATGGAGGGACCTGAATGTTATCAGCAGTTTACTCAAATCCTTCTTCCGAAAACTTCCAGAACCTCTTTTTACTAATG ATAAATATGCAGATTTCATAGAGGCCAACAGAACAGAGGATCCAGTAGAAAGACTGAAAGTGTTGAAGAGGCTG CTTCACGAGTTACCAGACCACCATTACGAGACCCTCAAGTTCCTCTCAGCCCACCTCAAGACTGTGGCGGAGAACTCGGAGAAGAACAAG ATGGAACCCAGGAACCTGGCCATCGTGTTTGGCCCGACCCTGGTCAGGAGCTCTGAGGACAACATGACCCACATGGTGATCCACATGCCTGACCAGTACCGCATCGTAGAGACCCTCATCCAGCAC TACGACTGGTTCTTCACAGAGGATGGTGACGGAGAGCCTGTG ACGCTGTCCCGGCAGGAGAGCGCGGTGGAGTCTCAGCCGGTACCCAACATCGACCACCTGCTCACCAACATCGGGCGGACGGGAGCCTCGCAGGGGGAAGTTTCAG ATTCACCGACTAGTGACTCAGCAAAGTCTAAG ggctcCTGGGGGTCAGGGAAGGACCAGTGCAGCCGagacctcctggtctcctccatCTTTGCTGCAGCCAGCCGCAAACGAAAGAAGCCCAAGGAGAAGCCGCAGCCTAGCAGCTCCGACGACGACCTAGACGCCGTGTTCCTCCAGAAGGAGCCCGCCGGAGCCCAGCAGAACCACCAGGAGCCCCGCGCCGGGCCGGACCACAAGACACGCGCCGAGGAGAAGGATGCCAGCTGGGGAGCTGTGGAGCTCACGCCCAAAACCAGGAAGGAGCAGcgcaactccttcttcctgaggGACAGGCCCTCGTCCAGGCAGCCGTCGCcggctccctcccccccgcccaaaCTGTcggcctcccccagcccccgccTGCTGTCCCTGGGGAAGTCCTCCCTGTCggaccccccctcccatctggAGGACACCTCCGACCTGGGCACCATCAGCTACGGGGCCTCGGCTCCCAGGGCGCGACCCAGGAAGTGGTTCTCCGGCGCGGCTCCGGACCtggcgggggcgggggcttCCGCGGGGGCGGAGGTGAGCTCCATCACCTCGGActactccaccacctcctccgtcACCTTCCTGACGGGGGCGGAGTCGAGCGCGCTCAGTCCGGAGCTGCAGTGCGGCGAGGAGGCGGACGACGAGCGCAGCGAGCTGGTCAGCGAGGGCCGGCCCACTGAGACGGACAGCGAGAGCGACTTCCCCGTGTTCGCCCACGCGGGGGGCGGAGCCCGCTCCGCCTCCGCGCAGATCCCCACTGAGCGCGTGCAGGAGGGGCCTCAGGCTGTGGCTGCGGCGGCTGACGGGTGCGGAGGCACCCCCAAACAGGAAGCACGCCGCCTGCTCCCCACCCACAGGCTGATCGAGTGCGACACGCTCTCCCGGAGGCGCTCGCTGCGCCAGAAGACGGACAGCGACTCGTCGGCGGAGGGCGGGGCCGGCGGCGGCGGCGAGGGCCGGGCGGAGGCGTCGACGCGTCTGTCCCGCGTCCTGGAGGTGATGAAGAAGGGCCGCTCCACCGGCagcctcagctcctcctcccgcAGCGAATCAGAGCGCCCGGAGCCCTCCTGGCACCTGAAGATCACCGAGAGGCTCAAGCTCCGCGTGCGCTCGTCCGCCGACGACATGTTCGGCCTGGGCGCCCAGAGGAGCCGCGCCGCGCCCGATGCCCGCGGACGCAAGAAGAGCCTCCGGCGCCGGCACACCATGGGGGGCCAGCGGGACTTTGCGGAGCTGGCCGTCATCAACGACTGGAGGGAGCAGGGCGGGGTGGACCAGGCGGCGGAGCTGTCGGCCGTGGACCGCCTCAGACCCAAGTGCTCCTCCCAGGACTTCTCCATCCGGGACTGGATCGCCCGCGAGCGCTGCCGGGCCGGAGCCCCCGACTTCAGCCTGGACGAGGCCCCCAGGGCCGTCCCCGAGGATGCGGGGGGGCTGGGCCCCGAGAGGCCCTCTCCCTCGGCCTCCCCCGGCCCCCATTCTCTGCCGGGGGACAGGGTGAACGGAGGTGGAGGCGGCCTGCAGGGGAAAACCAAAGGCAGCCAGAACCTGGTGACggacgcacacccacacaaactgtCTGGAGCGCAGGTGGTGCGCTCACGGTTTTACCAGTACCTGTGA
- the ggh gene encoding gamma-glutamyl hydrolase, translated as MSLQHQQFLNVRLTAHYFGGTSLHSLDNMHIFTLLFNLALSATFPSCSSAKRNDAPIIGVLAQEVFEPQPHMTSYIAASYVKFLESAGARVVPVMVNQTLEEYKSLFNSLNGVLYPGGGVSIVSSGYATAAKIFYELAIEANSRGDHFPVWGTCLGFEELAYLTSGENLLSHTNTSGVALPLNFTKESRDGRMFKGFPADVLSALATEAITENSHQWSLTTESFNSRKELKNFYRVLSTNTDGTTEFVSTMEAYKFPIYGTQWHPEKNAFEWSRPYIPHSPAAVKTTFYMADFLVNEARQSFHRFENEEEEKKALIYNYNPVYTGVKSAFEQIYFF; from the exons ATGTCGTTACAACACCAGCAGTTTCTTAATGTTCGGTTGACAGCACACTACTTCGGGGGTACTAGCCTACATAGTCTTGACAATATGCATATTTTTACGCTATTGTTTAATTTAGCTTTATCGGCAACTTTTCCCAGTTGCTCATCAGCCAAAAGGAACGATGCACCCATAATAG GGGTGTTGGCCCAGGAGGTGTTTGAACCTCAGCCTCACATGACGTCGTACATTGCGGCATCCTACGTCAAGTTCTTGGAGTCAGCCGGAGCAAGGGTGGTCCCTGTGAT GGTTAACCAGACACTGGAGGAATACAAATCGCTCTTCAACTCACTCAATGG GGTGCTGTATCCCGGAGGAGGGGTCAGCATCGTGTCGTCGGGATATGCCACGGCGGCAAAAATCTTCTATGAGCTCGCCATTGAG gccAACTCTAGAGGAGACCACTTCCCCGTGTGGGGCACCTGCCTGGGCTTTGAGGAGCTGGCGTACCTGACTAGTGGAGAGAATCTCCtgtcccacaccaacaccagtgGGGTGGCGCTGCCCCTGAACTTCACCAAAG AGTCGAGGGACGGTAGGATGTTCAAGGGCTTCCCAGCCGATGTTCTGTCTGCCTTGGCAACCGAAGCCATCACTGAGAACTCCCACCAGTGGAGTCTCACCACGGAG AGTTTTAACAGCCGTAAAGAGCTGAAGAACTTCTACAGAGTCCTGTCCACAAACACGGACGGGACAACAGAGTTTGTTTCGACGATGGAAG CATACAAGTTTCCTATATATGGAACCCAGTGGCATCCAGAGAAAAACGCATTTGAATGGAGCCGACCCTACATCCCTCACTCTCCAGCAGCTGTCAAGACAACCTTTTACATGGCTGACTTCTTGGTCAACGAAG CCAGGCAAAGTTTTCACAGATTTgagaatgaagaggaggagaagaaggcgtTGATATACAACTACAATCCTGTTTACACCGGAGTCAAGTCTGCTTTCGAACAAATATATTTCTTCTAA